A region from the Triticum urartu cultivar G1812 chromosome 1, Tu2.1, whole genome shotgun sequence genome encodes:
- the LOC125532366 gene encoding sm-like protein LSM8, giving the protein MASVGPTLESLVDQVISVITNDGRNIVGTLRGFDQATNIILDESHERVYSTKEGVQQLVLGLYIIRGDNIGVVGEVDEELDAALDMSKLRAQPLKPVIH; this is encoded by the exons ATGGCGTCCGTGGGGCcgacgctcgagtccctcgtcgACC aGGTGATCTCCGTCATCACCAACGACGGCCGCAACATCGTG GGGACTCTGCGCGGGTTCGACCAGGCCACCAACATAATCCTCGACGAGTCCCACGAGAGGGTCTACTCCACTAAG GAGGGAGTACAGCAGCTTGTCCTCGGTCTGTACATCATCAGGGGTGATAACAT AGGCGTGGTGGGTGAGGTGGACGAGGAGCTGGACGCGGCGCTGGACATGTCGAAGCTGAGAGCGCAGCCCCTCAAGCCAGTCATCCACTGA
- the LOC125532339 gene encoding notchless protein homolog, which yields MDAAGGNGSSSSVMCQLVSAEGEHLGAALYLPHNVGPPQLQDIVNQLLHNEDKLPYAFYVGDEELSVQLGAFMQRNNATAEVTLRIVYQPQAVFRIRPVNRCSATIAGHTEAVLAVSFSPDGRCLASGSGDTTVRFWDLSTQTPLYTCKGHKNWVLCIAWSPDGKHLVSGSKSGELILWDPKTGNQLGTPLTGHRKWITAVSWEPVHLQSPSRRFVSASKDGDARIWDITTKKCVISLSGHTNAVTCVKWGGDGLIYTGSEDCLIKVWETTQGKLVKTLQGHGHWVNSLALSTEYVLRTGAYDHTGKTFSSPEEMKEAALARYEKMRGNAPERLVSGSDDFTMFLWEPTISKQPKARMTGHQKVVNHVYFSPDGQWLASASFDKSVKLWNGITGKFVAAFRGHVADVYQISWSADSRLLLSGSKDSTLKVWDIRARKLKQDLPGHADEVYAVDWSPDGEKVVSGGKDRVLKLWMN from the exons ATGGACGCCGCCGGCGGCAACGGAAGCAGCAGCAGCGTGATGTGCCAGCTGGTGAGCGCGGAGGGGGAGCATCTGGGCGCGGCGCTCTACCTGCCGCACAACGTCGGACCGCCGCAGCTCCAGGACATCGTCAACCAACTACTACACAAC GAGGACAAGCTGCCCTACGCCTTCTACGTCGGCGACGAGGAGCTCTCCGTCCAGCTCGGCGCCTTCATGCAACGCAACAACG CCACCGCGGAGGTCACCCTGCGCATCGTCTACCAGCCGCAGGCCGTCTTCCGCATCAGGCCCGTCAACCGATGCTCAGCCACAATCGCAG GCCACACCGAGGCTGTATTGGCCGTTTCTTTCAGCCCCGACGGGAGATGCCTGGCTAGTGGTTCAGGCGACACCACTGTTCGCTTCTGGGACCTCAGCACACAGACCCCATTGTACACATGCAAAG GCCACAAGAATTGGGTTCTCTGCATTGCATGGTCACCTGATGGGAAACATCTTGTTAGTGGAAGCAAGTCAGGAGAGCTTATATTATGGGACCCCAAAACAGGCAATCAATTGGGCACTCCTCTTACG GGACATAGAAAGTGGATTACTGCTGTATCTTGGGAGCCAGTTCATTTGCAATCTCCTTCCCGTCGTTTTGTAAGTGCAAGTAAAGATGGCGATGCACGAATTTGGGACATTACCACAAAGAAGTGTGTTATTTCCCTTTCAGGTCACACCAATGCTGTGACCTGTGTCAAGTGGGGTGGAGACGGTTTGATATATACAGG TTCTGAAGATTGTTTAATCAAAGTATGGGAAACTACTCAGGGCAAGTTGGTCAAAACACTGCAG GGTCATGGGCACTGGGTAAATTCGCTTGCCTTGAGCACAGAATATGTTCTCCGCACTGGGGCATATGACCATACCGGCAAGACATTTTCAAGTCCAGAGGAAATGAAAGAG GCAGCTCTTGCAAGATATGAGAAGATGAGGGGTAATGCTCCTGAGAGGCTGGTCTCTGGTTCAGATGATTTTACCATGTTTCTTTGGGAACCAACGATTAGCAAACAGCCGAAAGCTCGCATGACTGGTCATCAGAAG GTGGTGAACCATGTCTACTTCTCCCCTGACGGGCAGTGGCTGGCGAGTGCCTCCTTTGACAAATCGGTCAAGCTGTGGAACGGCATCACGGGCAAATTCGTCGCAGCTTTCCGAGGGCATGTCGCGGATGTGTACCAGATcag CTGGTCCGCCGACAGTCGGCTTCTGCTGAGTGGAAGCAAGGATTCGACCCTAAAG GTGTGGGATATCCGGGCGCGCAAGCTGAAGCAGGACCTGCCAGGGCACGCGGACGAGGTGTACGCCGTGGATTGGAGCCCCGACGGTGAGAAGGTTGTCTCTGGTGGCAAAGACAGGGTCCTAAAGTTGTGGATGAACTAA
- the LOC125532353 gene encoding alpha carbonic anhydrase 7-like, whose product MASQMSSAWAAVVVIVSSLLAVALSHDEGGGPSFGYTPGTPDGPENWGKLSPAYKACGDGKAQSPIDIVIANAVPNPNLDTLTRVYAPSNATLHNTGKDIVMSFEQGGEPVMPGSINVTTADGTVKEFKFKMIHWHVPGEHTVNGKRFPLELHMVHVDDQDHKAVIGILYEIGNPDPFYDQLTEKLRELKTTPTVAAGVVELKSLQKRTGSYFRYMGSLTTPPCTEKVMWNILGKGRELSQEQLQLITAPLPHQDNRPPQPLNARQVAFYNPPNTTISIQSLVLPP is encoded by the exons ATGGCGTCCCAAATGTCATCGGCATGGGCCGCTGTCGTCGTCATCGTCTCCTCCCTCCTCGCCGTCGCTCTCTCGC ATGATGAAGGTGGTGGGCCCAGCTTCGGGTACACGCCGGGGACCCCCGACGGCCCGGAGAACTGGGGCAAGCTGAGCCCGGCGTACAAGGCGTGCGGCGACGGCAAGGCGCAGTCCCCCATCGACATCGTCATCGCCAACGCCGTCCCCAACCCCAACCTCGACACCCTGACCCGCGTCTACGCCCCCTCCAACGCCACCCTCCACAACACCGGCAAGGACATCGTCATGAGCTTCGAGCAGGGCGGCGAGCCCGTCATGCCGGGCTCCATCAACGTCACCACCGCCGACGGCACCGTCAAGGAGTTCAAGTTCAAGATGATCCACTGGCACGTGCCGGGGGAGCACACCGTCAACGGCAAGCGCTTCCCGCTGGAGCTCCACATGGTCCACGTCGACGACCAGGACCACAAGGCCGTCATCGGCATCCTCTACGAGATCGGCAACCCCGACCCTTTCTACGACCAGCTGACGGAGAAGCTGCGCGAGCTCAAGACGACGCCCACCGTGGCCGCCGGCGTGGTGGAGCTCAAGTCGCTGCAGAAGCGGACGGGGAGCTACTTCCGGTACATGGGGTCGCTCACCACGCCGCCCTGCACGGAGAAGGTGATGTGGAACATTCTGGGCAAGGGCAGGGAGCTGAGCCAGGAGCAGTTACAACTCATCACCGCGCCGCTGCCTCACCAGGACAACAGGCCGCCGCAGCCGCTCAATGCCCGCCAAGTCGCCTTCTACAACCCGCCAAACACCACCATCTCCATCCAATccctagtactccctccgtaa